The Petrotoga sibirica DSM 13575 DNA segment ACTGATCCAAAAATTTTAAGATACAACCTACATGTACTAGAAGACGACCAAAACTTCTGGCCTTATTACCATATCTCTTACGCAGTTAGAAAAGATACACTTGATGAATACCCTGAAATTGAAGAAATTTTGAGACCTCTCACACTCTACCTAAACCAAGACATTTTAATAAGGCTAAACTACAGAGTTGATGTTGAGGGTGTTGAACCAGAAGTTGTTGCAAGAGATTATTTAGAAGGGTTAGGTTTGATAGATTAAACGATCTTATATTTAAACTAACAAATAAGGGTGAAGGGCATCTCTTCACCCTTATTATTTGAAGAAAAAGCTAATCGGTGATATGTCAAGGGGTAAAAACCAAAAAAATTGTTAAAAATTAGTGTAACTGACAATGCCCATACTTTCAGAAAAACTCAAAATAGGCTTGAAAACACAAAAAGATTCACTTGTATCTATTCAACTTAGTAATTCGAATAGATTCGATTTTTGCTCAGCAATGCAAAAATCATGCGAACCAACTTACGAGCCGTGAGCGCGAGGGCTCTTTTGTGTTGATGAGTGGTAACCTCGTAGTATTTTTTCCAGTAGTACTTTTCAAACTCAGGGATATAATTTTTAACGGAGCTAGCTGCTTCGATAAAATAGTATCGAAGATACGGGTTGCCTGTTTTAGTCATTTCTGTCTCGTCAGAGGAATAATTCCCTGATTGACGTTTTCTCCATGTCAGTCCTGCAAATTTGGCCAAACTATCGTGAGATGGAAAGGAAGCTATCGTACCTATCTCACTGATGATGCCAGAGGAAATAACAGGACCGATACCCTTGACAGAGATGAGTGATTGATATTGGCTGGGATTAAGCCCTTTTACCGTTTTTTCAATAGCCTTATCAACGGTTTCTATTTCCTTTTCCAAGGCTTTTATTACGTTTAAAGAAGAAGAGATAGCGATGTTCAAAGGTTCATAAGCCATTTTGTCCAATCTGTA contains these protein-coding regions:
- a CDS encoding IS110 family transposase, with product TANYKKTFVDIDKTDHLDAYVIADFARCGKISSSPWRGSQFLALQRLTRHRFHLVHTLASEKNWMLSNIYLKFSELAVKNRDKPFSDIYGATSCAALTEFYSLDEIVYKPIDELTHFVMKKSKNRFKDPVKVATLLKQAANNSYRLDKMAYEPLNIAISSSLNVIKALEKEIETVDKAIEKTVKGLNPSQYQSLISVKGIGPVISSGIISEIGTIASFPSHDSLAKFAGLTWRKRQSGNYSSDETEMTKTGNPYLRYYFIEAASSVKNYIPEFEKYYWKKYYEVTTHQHKRALALTARKLVRMIFALLSKNRIYSNY